From Paenibacillus sp. V4I7, one genomic window encodes:
- a CDS encoding glycoside hydrolase family 88 protein, which yields MHAINLEPLCRLEQFGQPPVIDSTFAEEAIGFILKQIDRNLEAFTHQFPAPASENLIYPGIDNVEWTSSFWTGMLWLAYEYTGDDKYRHVAESQLHGYKERVQKRIETNTHDIGFLYSLSCVAAYKLTGNEEAKQTALLAADLLMERYFDKAGIVQAWGELSDPEQQGRMIIDCNLNLPLLYWATEVSGEPRYAEAARSHVKQAAAYIVRDDASTYHTYYMDVKTGLPRFGRTHQGYADDTCWSRGQAWGISGFPLSYLYTGDTELLELTKKLSNYFLNRLPDDLICYWDLIFLEGKEQERDSSAAAIAACGLLELSKQLPLLDPSKNVYENAALHILKSLHENYTAKNYPESNGVLIHAVYNKPRGMGINECNIWGDYFYFEALIRIEKDWKPYW from the coding sequence GTGCATGCGATTAATTTGGAACCATTGTGCCGTCTGGAGCAGTTTGGACAACCGCCAGTCATAGATTCAACATTTGCAGAGGAAGCCATTGGTTTTATCCTTAAGCAAATCGATCGTAATCTGGAAGCATTCACGCATCAATTTCCGGCGCCTGCAAGCGAAAATCTTATTTATCCGGGCATTGACAATGTGGAGTGGACTTCGAGCTTCTGGACAGGTATGCTTTGGCTTGCTTACGAGTATACCGGGGATGACAAATACCGCCATGTCGCGGAAAGCCAACTTCATGGCTACAAGGAACGCGTGCAGAAACGGATCGAAACGAATACGCATGATATTGGTTTTCTGTATTCCCTGTCTTGTGTCGCCGCTTATAAGCTAACCGGCAATGAAGAGGCTAAGCAGACAGCTTTGCTCGCAGCGGATTTATTAATGGAACGCTACTTTGATAAAGCAGGCATCGTGCAGGCTTGGGGAGAACTCAGCGACCCCGAACAGCAGGGCAGAATGATTATTGACTGCAACTTGAATCTACCGCTTCTGTACTGGGCGACTGAAGTGTCGGGCGAACCGAGGTACGCCGAAGCAGCGAGAAGTCACGTCAAGCAGGCAGCTGCTTATATTGTCAGAGACGATGCATCAACGTACCATACTTATTATATGGACGTGAAAACCGGATTGCCGAGATTCGGAAGAACTCATCAAGGCTATGCCGACGATACATGCTGGTCGCGTGGTCAAGCCTGGGGAATCAGCGGCTTCCCGCTCAGCTATTTATATACGGGTGATACAGAACTGCTCGAATTGACTAAGAAGCTGTCAAACTATTTTCTTAACCGTCTGCCGGACGATCTTATTTGTTACTGGGATTTGATCTTCTTGGAAGGCAAAGAACAGGAGCGAGATAGCTCAGCGGCTGCGATTGCCGCATGCGGTTTGCTCGAACTCTCCAAACAATTGCCGCTTCTAGACCCGTCGAAGAACGTCTACGAGAATGCGGCACTGCATATCCTGAAATCACTGCACGAAAACTACACGGCCAAGAATTACCCAGAGTCAAATGGCGTGTTGATTCACGCCGTGTACAACAAGCCACGCGGAATGGGCATCAACGAGTGCAACATTTGGGGCGATTATTTCTATTTTGAAGCATTAATTCGCATAGAGAAAGATTGGAAGCCCTACTGGTAA
- a CDS encoding AraC family transcriptional regulator yields MDKFVDLTADRFPLIRDIGLNRTDTRYTHPDRMLDYHVFLYVAKGGMQVIEEGSSYVVGEQEYLFLNKGLHHWGLPETLAGTSWYWIHFDTVADERKDYKDHTPRPELEYYYPDHYQYRIVLPKFATAPIGTEKRLHAMIHGMLDQGAHKMTRASLNVYQFFLELHAAASNQDGITEAARRTTERIMTYLVAHLEEPFEAARLQTYLNMNYSYISASFKRATGKSIVETHTMLKLNKAIELMRLSSLNLAEISERLGYQNPFYFSRVFKKVYGESPSAYMRQFYKS; encoded by the coding sequence ATGGACAAGTTCGTTGATTTAACTGCAGACCGATTCCCGTTGATCCGGGATATTGGCTTGAACCGAACGGATACACGATATACCCATCCCGACCGTATGTTGGACTACCATGTATTTCTCTATGTCGCCAAAGGAGGTATGCAAGTCATCGAGGAAGGATCTTCCTATGTTGTAGGTGAACAAGAGTACTTATTCTTAAATAAAGGCTTACACCACTGGGGCTTACCTGAGACGCTGGCGGGAACTTCCTGGTATTGGATTCATTTCGACACAGTCGCTGACGAACGAAAGGATTACAAAGACCATACCCCGCGTCCCGAGCTGGAGTATTACTATCCCGATCATTATCAATACCGCATCGTACTGCCCAAATTCGCTACAGCGCCCATAGGAACAGAGAAAAGACTGCATGCTATGATCCATGGAATGCTTGATCAGGGTGCTCACAAGATGACACGGGCAAGCTTGAACGTCTATCAATTCTTCCTCGAACTGCATGCGGCCGCTTCCAATCAGGACGGAATCACCGAAGCTGCTCGTCGGACGACCGAACGAATCATGACCTATTTGGTGGCACATCTCGAGGAGCCTTTCGAAGCAGCCAGACTGCAAACATACTTGAATATGAATTACAGCTACATTTCTGCCTCATTCAAAAGAGCAACGGGCAAAAGCATCGTAGAGACTCATACGATGTTAAAGTTGAACAAGGCAATCGAGCTGATGCGACTAAGCTCGTTGAACTTAGCGGAGATTAGTGAGCGGCTCGGGTATCAGAATCCTTTTTACTTTAGCAGGGTGTTCAAGAAAGTGTATGGCGAATCGCCTTCAGCGTACATGCGGCAATTCTACAAGTCTTAA
- a CDS encoding alpha/beta fold hydrolase has product MDNLQIHSGRLDIGGKELYYEVSGSGPAVVLLHGHSVDRRMWDAQFASLATQYQVLRYDLRGYGLSDMPQEGEDYLHAEDLYKAINHLGIKQAHIVGLSLGAFVALDFLYLHPDHVMTVSVASGAIYANEEDESVNNELFQDADSAHESQSSRLGRNDPVIQENVDEWFINLMDSCGKYKDEIRGQLWRMIGDWSAWTLRHREPKCLIGSDLARGFRAHGVEKPILVIIGGDDSEGSIRSSEKLLDLVRSARRADIADAGHFSNMERPEVFTNVLELFFEEQEQ; this is encoded by the coding sequence ATGGACAATCTTCAAATCCATTCAGGGCGTCTTGACATCGGTGGAAAAGAGCTCTACTACGAAGTCTCCGGATCAGGACCAGCTGTCGTCCTGCTTCACGGTCATTCCGTAGATCGTAGAATGTGGGACGCTCAGTTTGCGAGTTTAGCTACCCAGTATCAGGTACTTCGTTATGACTTAAGAGGCTACGGCCTTTCCGATATGCCGCAAGAGGGAGAAGATTATTTGCATGCCGAGGATCTGTACAAAGCAATAAATCATCTGGGCATTAAGCAAGCACATATCGTTGGTTTATCCTTGGGGGCCTTTGTAGCACTGGACTTTCTGTATCTACATCCGGATCATGTGATGACTGTCTCCGTTGCGAGCGGAGCCATCTATGCGAATGAGGAAGATGAGTCTGTAAACAATGAACTGTTTCAGGATGCAGATTCTGCTCACGAATCCCAATCGTCAAGACTAGGGCGTAACGACCCGGTGATCCAAGAGAATGTAGACGAATGGTTCATTAATCTGATGGACAGCTGCGGGAAGTACAAGGATGAAATCCGTGGCCAGCTATGGAGAATGATTGGCGACTGGTCTGCATGGACGCTAAGGCATCGAGAACCTAAGTGCCTGATCGGTTCTGATCTCGCACGCGGCTTTCGCGCACACGGTGTGGAAAAGCCCATTCTTGTCATCATTGGGGGGGACGACTCGGAGGGCAGCATCCGTTCGTCGGAAAAGCTGCTCGATCTTGTGCGATCCGCTCGCAGAGCGGATATCGCAGATGCAGGTCATTTTTCCAATATGGAGCGGCCGGAAGTTTTTACGAACGTGCTGGAGCTTTTTTTTGAAGAACAGGAACAGTGA
- a CDS encoding TIM-barrel domain-containing protein produces the protein MDKIANGIWRVRFGQPEAHTPVNHRETEVKTEELGKLDCQGVSPFSLSDIVIKQSARGIYLELPLKADEHIYGFGLQLHRVDHTGRKKVIRVNSDPVADTGDSHAPVPFYVTTAGYGVFIDTSRYATFYCGTNLRKGASENKKFEQKEIGTSEIELYGYQSTEGDRSVVVDIPSAEGIDVYLFEGPDMVTAVQRYNLFSGGGVLPPMWGLGMWYRAYSAASREDVMRLAKGFRDDKMPVDVFGFEPGWQTKAYSCSFVWDESRFPGHEGMLDELYGMSYRVNLWEHLFVHPTSPMYEELMPYSGDYEVWEGLVPDLSVKEARDIFAKHHLKEFVEKGISGFKLDECDSSDFVHSNWSFPDIAQFPSGMDGEQMHNQLGTLYQSAIQAPFEAHGRRTLSQVRSSGSLASPFPFVLYSDLYNHKVFIRGVVNSGFSGLLWSPEVRQAESPEDLIRRIQTAVFSPMALLNCWRIPNPPWMQVERDKNIRGEFLDNYEDIRDICRTLFEIRMTLIPYLYTSYAKYSIKGLPPFRALVMDYPDDPNTYEIDDAYMMGDSILVAPIITGTSERDVYLPKGRWRCFWTNEAFEGGQAYTFAPGLERIPVFVKDGTLLPLAKPLPYISDDATFDITVRAYGDRPSDCFLYEDDGTTFEYREGSFNWVKLTWNEGVDVERIGNYKGKRYHITGWESV, from the coding sequence ATGGACAAAATAGCAAACGGCATATGGAGAGTGCGTTTCGGACAGCCCGAAGCCCACACTCCGGTTAATCATCGTGAAACGGAAGTGAAAACGGAAGAACTCGGGAAGCTCGATTGCCAAGGAGTTTCCCCCTTCTCACTTAGTGACATCGTGATAAAGCAATCGGCAAGAGGGATTTATCTTGAACTTCCTCTGAAAGCCGATGAACATATTTATGGTTTCGGACTGCAGCTGCACCGTGTGGATCATACAGGCAGAAAGAAAGTGATTCGCGTCAACAGCGATCCCGTGGCCGATACAGGAGATAGTCATGCACCTGTACCGTTTTATGTAACAACCGCAGGATATGGCGTCTTTATTGACACTTCGCGCTACGCAACTTTCTATTGCGGGACTAATTTGCGTAAAGGAGCTTCGGAGAACAAGAAATTCGAACAGAAGGAAATCGGAACCTCTGAAATAGAATTGTACGGCTACCAGTCTACAGAGGGGGATCGATCGGTTGTTGTCGATATTCCGTCAGCGGAAGGTATTGATGTATATTTGTTTGAAGGTCCGGACATGGTGACTGCCGTACAGCGATATAATCTGTTTTCTGGAGGAGGCGTTCTACCTCCTATGTGGGGTCTCGGGATGTGGTACCGGGCTTACAGTGCAGCCTCACGTGAGGATGTCATGCGGCTTGCCAAGGGCTTTCGGGACGATAAGATGCCGGTCGACGTATTTGGGTTTGAGCCCGGTTGGCAAACGAAGGCATATTCTTGCTCTTTTGTATGGGATGAAAGCCGTTTCCCGGGCCATGAAGGGATGCTCGATGAATTATACGGTATGAGTTACCGGGTCAACCTCTGGGAGCATCTCTTTGTGCATCCGACTTCCCCCATGTACGAAGAATTGATGCCTTATTCCGGTGATTACGAGGTTTGGGAAGGACTTGTCCCTGACCTGTCCGTAAAGGAAGCCAGAGACATCTTCGCCAAGCATCATTTGAAGGAGTTTGTAGAAAAAGGGATATCCGGATTTAAATTAGATGAATGTGACAGCTCCGACTTTGTGCATTCGAATTGGTCCTTCCCGGATATAGCGCAATTCCCCTCAGGGATGGACGGGGAGCAGATGCACAACCAACTGGGAACGCTGTATCAATCCGCCATACAGGCTCCTTTCGAAGCGCATGGCCGAAGGACGCTGTCTCAAGTCCGATCCTCCGGATCTCTTGCTTCGCCGTTTCCCTTTGTGCTTTACAGCGATCTATACAATCACAAGGTGTTTATACGCGGTGTCGTGAACTCCGGATTCTCCGGGCTTCTCTGGTCGCCCGAAGTCCGTCAAGCGGAATCCCCCGAAGATTTGATCCGCAGGATTCAAACGGCAGTCTTCTCTCCAATGGCTCTGCTCAACTGCTGGAGAATTCCGAATCCGCCATGGATGCAAGTGGAACGTGACAAAAACATACGTGGTGAATTCCTCGATAACTATGAAGATATTCGAGACATTTGCCGCACATTGTTCGAAATACGTATGACATTGATTCCTTACCTATACACAAGCTATGCGAAATATAGTATAAAAGGGTTGCCGCCTTTTCGGGCGCTTGTCATGGATTACCCGGATGACCCAAATACGTACGAAATCGACGATGCCTACATGATGGGAGATTCTATCCTTGTGGCGCCAATCATAACAGGTACATCAGAGCGCGACGTGTATCTGCCGAAAGGCCGCTGGCGGTGTTTCTGGACAAATGAGGCCTTCGAAGGCGGACAAGCCTACACCTTTGCGCCAGGCTTGGAACGTATTCCGGTCTTCGTGAAGGATGGTACACTTCTACCGCTTGCTAAACCTTTGCCATATATTTCAGATGATGCCACCTTCGACATCACCGTTAGAGCTTATGGAGACAGACCGTCAGATTGCTTCCTTTATGAGGATGACGGAACAACATTCGAATACCGTGAAGGCAGCTTTAATTGGGTGAAGCTGACTTGGAACGAAGGTGTTGATGTTGAACGCATAGGCAACTATAAGGGCAAACGATATCATATAACCGGCTGGGAATCCGTTTAA
- a CDS encoding glycoside hydrolase family 43 protein, which translates to MTKSEAKLKITNPVLPGFNPDPWMLRVGDDYYIATSTFEWFPGVAIYHSRDMVHWQLLTHPLSKAGQLELLGVPSSGGIWAPNLTYDNGTFYLLYTNVVGRKGVFKDLHNYLITADNIMGPWSEPIYLNAKGFDPAFFHDDDGRKWLMQMRWDFRTGRPRFSGILMQEYNHAEGRLVGEESVIYRGTEIGVTEGPSMFKKDGYYYLITAEGGTGCNHAVTVARSRNIEGPYETAPDNPMMTTAYDHEHPVQNAGHAAFVETQNGEWYISHLGIRVLPDGRRLNPLGRETLIQRIVWTEDGWPRLDNGTRLPSLEVKAPELEPHPFAPLPERDDFDAPQLNIHFSTLRTPADESWLSLQKRPGYLRLRGRESLNSWHKQSMVARRVQHFEFEAETCVEFDPQSFFHMAGLVCYYDEQDYYYLRISHDEHWGKHIGVAKSVGGKYEELLDSVVIADGWERCYLRVTIEHGKLQFAVSADGSNWSTIGPALDFGVLSDEYGGKLGFTGAMVGVCAQDMSGGGHHADFDYFTYRERV; encoded by the coding sequence ATGACAAAATCAGAAGCAAAGTTGAAAATTACGAATCCCGTGCTGCCGGGATTTAACCCAGACCCATGGATGCTGCGGGTCGGTGATGACTATTACATTGCGACATCGACGTTCGAGTGGTTTCCGGGGGTTGCGATCTATCATTCGCGAGATATGGTCCATTGGCAGCTGCTAACCCATCCTCTATCAAAGGCCGGTCAGCTTGAACTACTCGGAGTGCCGAGCTCCGGCGGTATTTGGGCGCCGAATCTGACTTACGATAACGGTACGTTCTATCTACTATATACGAATGTAGTGGGGCGCAAGGGCGTTTTTAAAGACTTGCACAATTATTTGATTACGGCTGATAATATCATGGGTCCATGGTCAGAGCCGATCTATCTGAACGCCAAAGGATTCGATCCGGCATTTTTCCACGATGACGATGGACGCAAATGGCTGATGCAGATGCGGTGGGATTTTCGGACAGGCCGTCCGCGCTTTAGCGGTATTTTGATGCAGGAATACAATCATGCCGAGGGCAGGCTGGTTGGAGAGGAGTCGGTCATTTATCGAGGAACCGAAATTGGCGTCACCGAGGGTCCAAGTATGTTCAAGAAGGACGGTTACTATTATTTGATAACTGCTGAAGGTGGTACTGGATGCAACCACGCAGTTACTGTCGCCCGTTCCCGTAATATCGAAGGACCGTACGAAACAGCTCCGGATAATCCGATGATGACGACGGCTTATGATCATGAACATCCGGTGCAAAATGCAGGCCATGCGGCCTTCGTAGAGACACAGAACGGAGAATGGTATATCTCCCATCTGGGGATACGTGTATTGCCTGATGGAAGACGTTTGAACCCGCTCGGACGCGAAACATTGATCCAGCGGATCGTATGGACGGAAGATGGATGGCCCCGTCTTGATAACGGCACCCGATTACCTTCACTGGAAGTTAAAGCTCCTGAGTTGGAGCCGCATCCGTTCGCACCTTTACCGGAGAGGGACGATTTCGATGCTCCTCAGCTGAATATTCATTTCAGCACGCTCCGAACGCCGGCTGATGAAAGCTGGCTCTCTTTGCAGAAGCGTCCGGGCTATCTTCGCTTACGCGGCAGGGAGTCTCTGAATTCCTGGCACAAACAAAGTATGGTGGCGCGTCGTGTGCAGCACTTTGAGTTCGAAGCGGAAACATGTGTCGAGTTCGATCCGCAATCGTTTTTTCATATGGCCGGTCTCGTTTGCTACTATGACGAACAGGATTATTACTATCTGCGCATCAGTCATGATGAACACTGGGGCAAACATATCGGCGTCGCCAAAAGTGTCGGGGGTAAATACGAAGAGCTTCTGGATAGCGTCGTTATTGCTGATGGCTGGGAACGCTGCTATTTGCGAGTGACGATTGAGCACGGGAAGCTTCAGTTTGCCGTCAGCGCAGACGGAAGCAATTGGTCTACCATCGGGCCTGCGCTCGATTTCGGCGTCCTTTCCGACGAATACGGTGGAAAGCTAGGCTTTACAGGTGCAATGGTCGGCGTATGTGCACAGGATATGAGCGGCGGCGGACATCATGCCGATTTCGATTATTTTACTTACCGTGAACGGGTATGA
- a CDS encoding OmpL47-type beta-barrel domain-containing protein, with product MRINRLRKKLVSKLILGLALPLALFAGAVGQPQTAAADVSFVHPGMIFTQADLDRMKQLVASNQAPAIYEWNNLKANPTASLNYAPSNYHPIVYRNDAVNGNKGNTDLYYSASAALLNAIEWNISGDQAYADHTIQILNGWSYNLTSIQGHDAQLAASIYGYKLLNAAEIIRYSNAGWSSADISKFTDMMTNVFYPLTSTYGQVNGGWANGNWDAVDTVFNLSFGIWTGNKEIYNQAVDYYKNGAGNGTVMHYIQNDDGQVQESGRDQDHTQGGLAGLAEAAQIGWNQRAAVPSGGDMYSYPNNTYRLLKGIEYTAKYNLGYDVPYTPIPGVGYTLDDMSKGFSWIPGLAISPRGRGKFSPIFHQVYNLYVNETGLPDSMLPYTKQVIARQPFQAFALDFPSYGGLLFNSQDTPHSDQWGKSETITITNRGAGKSIVVINDQSPASVEQQFISAADANVRGGTSSNINYGPDATMTSKLSTADFTREAYLKFDLSGYAGTKVDSATVRLYATSVGANVGNTEADYVADDSWIESGITWSTKPASGTVLATWPKPKAAGFIQFDVTNQLNAELARSGDKKLSVRIQSLLNGDGVDYSTKEATTAGNRPTLILKNEAKSYQYALEYLGTSNLYAYRSLANNKYLTVMPDGTLAANSNTIGTEQTFAYSNNGSGNVMKSMVNGKYVAVDSATGLLKANVDNVTNDYGRFDYLTPLDSPVTTAELSNTAPDGQNGWYVHPVSLALTASASVLPVKNTVYTLDEGQTWQTYTGPIAFNQDGLYSVWYESRDSGGGVEFARNVSFKLDATAPADATFDADVAAPTNTDVNVTISYPADAAVKEYKVGESGNWTAYGAPVVVSANDTVYARGTDAAGNVSNVTSKEVNNIDHIAPVDATLAVDTSAPTNQGVTITINYPADAAVKEYKVGASGTWTAYTASVVVSENDTVYARGTDAVGNISNVTSLTVSNIYKIAPVTAATLSPTAPNGKNSWYTTDVTVSLSVSANVYGGAVTTEYQVNDGAWITYTGSIPAFGEGTHKVGYRSTDQASNVEQLKTVEFKVDKTEPSLIVQLDKTSIWPAEHKMVTINVILNSSDATSGVESVVLTSITSNQPDSGQGDIQANFGTAATSFSLRAEKSRIYMITYTATDKAGNKTVTSVTVTVPHDQSDNQ from the coding sequence ATGCGAATCAACCGATTGAGAAAAAAACTTGTCTCGAAACTTATTTTAGGCTTGGCCTTGCCTCTAGCTTTGTTCGCGGGAGCCGTCGGCCAGCCGCAGACAGCCGCTGCCGACGTAAGCTTTGTCCATCCCGGAATGATCTTTACACAGGCTGATCTGGATCGCATGAAACAGCTAGTTGCTTCCAATCAAGCTCCGGCAATTTACGAATGGAACAATTTAAAAGCGAATCCAACAGCTTCTTTGAATTATGCTCCATCCAATTATCATCCAATTGTTTACAGAAATGATGCTGTGAATGGAAATAAAGGAAATACCGATCTGTATTACAGCGCATCGGCAGCCCTTCTGAATGCGATCGAATGGAATATTAGCGGAGATCAAGCTTATGCGGATCATACGATCCAAATTCTGAACGGCTGGTCCTACAATTTGACCTCCATCCAAGGCCATGACGCCCAATTGGCGGCGAGCATCTACGGGTACAAGCTGCTGAACGCCGCCGAGATCATTCGGTACAGTAATGCGGGGTGGTCCTCTGCGGATATAAGCAAATTCACCGACATGATGACGAACGTATTCTATCCGCTAACAAGCACGTACGGTCAGGTGAATGGCGGCTGGGCAAACGGAAACTGGGACGCCGTCGATACGGTCTTCAATCTTTCCTTCGGCATTTGGACGGGAAATAAAGAAATTTATAATCAAGCCGTAGACTATTATAAGAATGGTGCAGGCAACGGAACCGTCATGCATTATATCCAAAATGACGACGGCCAGGTTCAGGAAAGCGGCCGTGACCAAGATCACACTCAGGGGGGTCTCGCAGGTCTAGCCGAAGCGGCGCAGATTGGCTGGAATCAGAGGGCAGCGGTTCCTAGCGGTGGCGATATGTACTCGTATCCGAACAATACGTACCGGTTACTCAAAGGCATCGAATATACGGCGAAGTATAACTTGGGCTACGATGTTCCTTATACACCAATCCCAGGTGTAGGTTACACGCTGGACGACATGTCGAAGGGCTTCTCATGGATCCCTGGTTTGGCGATTTCGCCGAGAGGCCGGGGGAAATTCAGTCCGATATTCCATCAGGTCTATAACCTCTATGTTAATGAGACTGGTTTGCCGGATTCCATGCTGCCCTATACCAAACAAGTGATAGCGAGACAACCGTTTCAAGCGTTTGCCCTAGACTTCCCGTCGTACGGGGGACTGTTATTCAACAGCCAAGATACCCCGCATTCCGATCAGTGGGGCAAGTCGGAGACAATCACGATTACGAATCGCGGTGCAGGCAAATCTATCGTTGTCATTAACGATCAATCACCGGCTTCCGTGGAACAGCAGTTCATCTCTGCGGCGGATGCCAATGTACGCGGAGGCACGTCTTCCAATATCAACTATGGCCCGGACGCAACGATGACGAGCAAGCTATCTACAGCAGATTTCACGCGGGAAGCCTATCTCAAATTCGACTTGAGCGGATACGCAGGAACCAAGGTCGATTCCGCTACTGTGAGGCTGTACGCCACATCTGTAGGCGCCAATGTAGGCAATACGGAGGCCGATTATGTAGCGGACGATAGTTGGATCGAGAGCGGCATTACCTGGAGTACGAAACCGGCCTCCGGCACCGTTCTTGCCACTTGGCCAAAGCCGAAGGCAGCAGGCTTTATCCAGTTTGACGTGACGAATCAATTGAACGCCGAACTAGCCCGATCCGGGGATAAGAAGCTTTCCGTCCGAATTCAATCTCTTCTTAATGGCGATGGAGTGGACTACAGCACCAAAGAGGCAACTACAGCAGGCAACCGTCCGACACTCATCCTCAAGAACGAGGCGAAGTCGTACCAGTATGCTTTGGAATACCTCGGCACAAGCAATTTGTACGCTTACCGGTCGCTTGCCAACAATAAATATTTGACCGTGATGCCGGACGGCACACTAGCGGCCAATTCGAACACCATCGGAACTGAACAAACGTTTGCTTACAGCAATAATGGTTCAGGCAACGTCATGAAGTCGATGGTGAACGGCAAATATGTGGCAGTCGATTCGGCAACGGGACTGTTGAAAGCGAATGTGGACAATGTAACCAACGATTACGGGCGCTTCGATTATTTAACCCCGCTGGATTCGCCGGTTACAACAGCCGAATTGTCAAACACGGCACCCGACGGGCAAAATGGGTGGTATGTGCATCCGGTTTCATTGGCGTTAACGGCATCCGCTTCGGTGCTTCCAGTGAAAAACACCGTTTATACCCTTGATGAAGGTCAAACTTGGCAAACCTATACGGGACCGATTGCGTTCAATCAGGATGGCTTGTATTCGGTTTGGTATGAATCGAGGGATAGCGGGGGCGGCGTAGAATTTGCCCGGAACGTCTCATTCAAGCTGGATGCGACCGCTCCGGCCGATGCCACCTTCGATGCAGATGTGGCAGCGCCGACCAACACCGACGTTAACGTAACGATCAGCTATCCGGCAGATGCAGCGGTGAAAGAATACAAAGTGGGCGAAAGCGGCAACTGGACAGCTTATGGGGCTCCCGTGGTTGTTTCCGCAAACGATACCGTGTATGCAAGAGGAACGGATGCTGCAGGCAATGTATCTAATGTAACTAGCAAAGAGGTCAACAATATCGATCATATAGCACCGGTGGATGCAACATTAGCTGTAGATACCTCAGCACCGACAAACCAAGGCGTCACCATAACGATCAACTATCCGGCAGATGCAGCAGTGAAAGAATATAAAGTGGGTGCTAGCGGCACATGGACAGCGTATACCGCCTCAGTCGTCGTTTCGGAAAATGACACCGTTTATGCAAGAGGAACGGATGCCGTAGGCAACATATCCAACGTAACCAGTCTTACAGTAAGCAACATTTACAAGATTGCCCCTGTAACAGCCGCAACGTTAAGTCCGACTGCCCCTAACGGGAAGAACAGCTGGTATACAACGGATGTTACGGTAAGCTTATCCGTTAGCGCCAATGTATACGGAGGAGCTGTGACAACCGAATATCAAGTAAATGACGGTGCCTGGATCACCTACACAGGTTCCATTCCGGCCTTCGGTGAAGGGACTCATAAGGTCGGTTATCGCAGCACGGATCAAGCAAGTAATGTAGAACAACTCAAAACCGTCGAATTTAAGGTTGATAAGACGGAGCCATCATTAATTGTCCAATTGGATAAAACGTCTATTTGGCCGGCAGAACATAAAATGGTGACTATTAATGTTATATTAAATTCGAGTGATGCTACATCGGGCGTTGAATCCGTAGTATTAACGTCCATCACGAGCAATCAACCGGATAGCGGCCAAGGCGACATTCAGGCCAATTTCGGTACAGCCGCCACTTCTTTTAGTTTACGTGCAGAAAAATCACGTATCTATATGATTACCTACACGGCAACCGATAAAGCGGGCAACAAAACGGTTACTTCCGTAACCGTCACTGTGCCTCATGATCAATCCGATAATCAATAG